The sequence below is a genomic window from Ipomoea triloba cultivar NCNSP0323 chromosome 10, ASM357664v1.
GAGGCGTGGGACACGTGGTTAGCAGAGGCTGGTGGTTGTGGATGGTGTACATGTGGACGGTGTAGGTGAAGCCGATGATAGTATAAAATGGGGGAAGATGGTCTGTTTAATACACACCTTCGGGGCGCGGAAACTCTTATGGCTGAGTGGTCTGAGTCTTCTCCTTTTGACTAacatataagtgtttgattcaTAGTGGTAATGttgttatttctattttattattaggtttatagcttgtattatttattattcgaACCGTCATTATGAGTCGATGTCTCGAACTTTATACATATTCTTTTGGACCTAGTGcttgaataataatattactatttttctATCCGCCTTATACTATTGCacccggtttatggtggacccggttTCATAAAAAACCATCAATATTCAATCGAGAGTGCGCGTACATCAATTCAATTATACGAATATTTACAActaaacattataaaaaatgtgaaaattgtTTAAAGAAGACACGTGGACACTATTCCCTTTGGCTTTAATTTATTGTCCACGTGACTGAATTACGAATTGATGTGGGGCGATCATCCTAATTAAGTTAGGGCGCTGATAGAGACCTTGCTTCAGTGTGTATGATTACGCAATTCCATCACATGttccatattttttattttccttttaatttccaACATCAACCAACTTGCCCACAATTGTGTTCATtattagctatatatatatatatatagaggatggCGTTCTGGTGCGTACTGACCGCCCATGaaagaactgcggacgaatcacagcgcgccacgtgtccggaatatAGTTGCatataatgttataactaggtgcacataggtgcataaatgctaacaagataaattacttgcacctgtaagtgaaaataggtacacacgtgcaagtaaaatgtattacaagtgcaagtaaattgtacatgagcatcaatactaagtgcacctaatgttataactatgtgcacataatgttataactaggtgcacataagtTGCACCCATGTACATTGGACTAAAAGTACCATCAAACATATCTAAATGCACCaccaaacatatttaaatgAACCAgcatatttttgaaaataacaaaATGTCATCgcattttttcttttcattgatTTCCAACCGTTGATGAGCTCATTCAATGATCCAGATCAGTCCGCATGTCCGCACCGGGAGGCCTAGCTCTCTTGCGGCATCATCCATAGGTGTGGACAGATCTGAACCGTACCATTGGATGATCTCATATTAACGGctgaaaatcaataaaaaaaaagagaaaaatacagTAGcattatttcaataattttaatgaTATGCTGGTGAATTTAAATATCTCTGATAGTGTATTTGTTTAGATATATTGGATGGTGCTTTCTGTCAATTTGTGACTGCTAATTATCGAAACCTAACATTTGATTGATTGAAATTTAAGTAATCAAATCAACACAATACATATGTTCAACGTTTGTGGGTTAGGTACCGATTTAATTGAAACCTATATGGATGTCCAGCCTCACAATAATGAAGGATAGTATTCTTCACTTTGAAGAGTAGGAATCAAGAATTCATCTCTTTATAATTTTGTCTAAAACGTAGAACTCATACACGTAAGTTAAGAATAACTTGCAAAATTATTTATGATTAGGCAAAAAGTAATTAAACCAGACATGCTTAGAAGCTTACGTGAAACTTGAAATTTTGATGAGGAACGAAAAAGCCAACAGTTCCTTGGCCTTTCGTTAGTAATTTTTCTGAAAGATAGGTGGCAAATAACTTTTAGGGGATTGGATTAGTGAATTTAGTCACTCATATCATTAGTTGGTTGTAAaaagatatttgataaattaactcttaactgatagctgattacaagcaaaatgacttttgagagtataatttattttttaaaaaagcttatcgaaaaagttgttttgaaactttttttaaaaaatttttacgTTAGTAAAACTATtataaaaagttgattaactaaacactcatattgattgtacgtttaaccaagtcaaacattTAATAATGGTCAAGcaaatcaaaattgactaataaactAATCATGTAACagagcctatatatatatatatatatatatatatatatatattacaaatttaaatatttacaataattataaaatttagtaGATCACAAGTAAATCAAGGATTTGACGATAGAATCAAGACCTgatcttttaatatatttaaatttttagctttatttaatcaaattttcTGCGTGATAAGAATAAACTGCAATTATTACATGAGGATTTGCATTAGACAATTGACGGCTACAAAGAAAAGATACTTCAGACACATATATTAATGCTTTGAATATTTTTTCGGCTGTGTGGGCCAAGCTATAATGATGAAAGTCATGAATGctatatttcaattatttttatatggAATTAATTTTATGAGCAGTTCGTTGATTATtgatctttattaatttttctttaattttcaattagatCACAAATGATGAATTAACTATTgacatttattaaatttattaatttttgacttttaatttgattataaatagtccattgactattgattttgttctaaatttaattatccaattaaatatatatttagggtgtgtttggttcgcatatgggaatcggaatcgaaatgagtatcaaatacttagtaatggtaatgggttttgatgaaagtattttgcatgtttgatagTAGGATGTAATGGGAATGActattaatagttggagaagcAATTTAGGAGTAAGAGATGAaacccttttatttttttagggaatgagttttgcaattaaggagtaatcaaaacccatagtaatattctaaaaacctgtcaatcaaacaataacaatgatttTGATACCTATTCCtgataattttaaatgtaatgatgttaaaaaaattggTTCTTTACATTCCCACTAATGATGAACCCAATGTATTAAGGttgcatttggttcaaacattgaaattgaaatgatgatgagaatcaaatatttgaaaatagtAATGGGTTTAGGTAAAAAAAAGTTTCTTTGATTGATAGTAAATATGtattggaatcaaaataaataattaattaattaataaaaataaaatagataaatatcttaaaatatatattatatatatacataaatacatatatgtgcatatatattaaagataaaaatgtcaaataccttgtgatctagtggcacccaggcCCGAtcttatcattttataggcccaGGGCGTAGCAACAAAAATGGGCCCGgtatcaaattactatatatttttataactaaaatttaaattaaataaaaaaaatactaatttcaaataacttgaaataagattcacaagtttttaataattatacatacaaatgaaaataattCTAGATGCATTCTTAAAtccaaaataatcaataatcgCATCAATGCtttcataaataaagaattatagtttataaaaacgaataaataatttaaaaccaAATGAGCTTATAGAgaatcacattattattataataaataataaagtaatctatataaatatcactataattataaaaaagtaaaaaaaaaaatcacaaacttacgaattaaattaaaaaaatacaaattgaaaatataaataaatttcataagttacaattttaatactatataataatatctcTAAATTTATCTACTAAAGAGTAGGGAGGAAAAACTATATAGTAATACCCCTAAATTCATCTACTAAAGGGTAGTAGAAGGAAAAATTTATCTATTAAAGAGTTGTAGGAGGAAAATTTTATCTACTAAAGTGTTGTaggaggaaaaatgaaaaatgtatcTACTAAAGAGTGGTAGACTTCTAGGAggaaaaatttaacaaaaagtTGTATATCAAAGGATTTGATCCCTTGACCTTCATTATAAAAACCACAAGCGCTACCAACTAAGCCAACATTCAACTTTGTaaccaaaatttataataaattattatactaaaCGTATGATACTATATACAATAGAGTGGTGGGCCCTGGGCAAAGGCCCAGCCTGCCCTTGCCCAGGGACGGGGCtggtggcacccggttgcaacCCCACATGAGAGGGGTGGGTTGTGGGGCGAGTTTaagcctcaatggaggcgatattgacgaATAGATATTACATATAATTCTCTAAgtgtttgaatacaataataggATAGCAAAAGtagataaacaaattaaaaggtaATGAGTTTTATAATTCTCTAAgtgtttgaatacaataataggATAGCAAAAGtagataaacaaattaaaaggtaattgaaacaaaatcaatagtcaagggaccatttatggtcaaattgaaagttgatgataaaattgataaatgttaaTTGTCAAGGAATTATTTTATGGTCCAATTGAAAGTTGAGAATGAAAATTATTAGTAAATGTCAATAGTTAAAGAGATCATTTCTGAAATTAACCCTTTTTAACTATTATGTTATCTCTACGTGTGATTTATCATTAAATAAATTCACTAAACATATTTCATGCTTTTTTTgttacttagggtgtgtttggttggtgtaTTTAAGCATAAGGAATGTGTAttaaagtgattgctagtgtttggttgataagttttgaaaatgctactatgggtttggaataccccattaataagaaaacccatacccttattaaataagggtttcatttcacttcAGCCTTTCTtcccaattattaataatcattctcattccacccaactaccaaacatgctaaatactttcgccaaaacCCATTACTCTTACCAAGTAATTGCTActcattccgattcccatgtgcgaaccaaacacacccttaatcttccccaaaggttgaatccctaaCCTCAATGGTCCTACACCCTGACCTGATAGAGCATACAAGGGACCTAACAAATTTTGACATAATCTTTACGTTGTTGCTGTTGAGTTTCGAACTTTAGTCATTTCCTCCAAATTTATATTGTTTACTGAACTAGTGAGTTAAGctcatgcatttttttttttttgcttaatcaTTTTCTTAGTGTATTCGAAATGTTTGATAAGTTTTGTTGTTGCTAaatctaggttttttttttattttttttttattttttttttatttttttataatatggCAAGGACACTTCGTAGACGGTAGatctattaaaattaaaaatatctataccTAAAGcaggtatataaaaatataattaacgtACAGTATACATAATGTAAAACGTGCAGTGGAATCACATGCTCCAAGCTGAGAACCATTCGACATGatgtaaaatacaaatattggtCTAAGATTGTCTAATGCGAGTTGGATCTCagttatataaaattttctaaatttaaatgtaattttttattgatctataattattacatttttttaaaaattattatttattctttaaaaGTAGTactaaaatttaatactttgttgactcattaaaaatattatattttttttgagttaaaaatattacaaaattgagATCCATCTCATCTAAGATGGcttcacatacacacacacatacacacacgttaaaaattctgttactTGACTGTTAAAAAAATAGGGTCATAATAGCTAGTAATTTCTCATCATTCATTCTATTTGGGatgattctttcttcttcttctaattaAGATCCACACAGAAATGCAAAATCTTcgtacccaaatatttatttatttatttaaggttGAAGTTAATTTGGGGATGATGCATGATGATCACCATTTTTGCGTGGagcttaataaggggaagaagaaataATCATCCCAATTGAGATAAGGATGATAAATGACCATTAAGCACCCTATTTATTACAACCAACTTTTAACAAATggctaaattgtgtaaaatcattaaaattgatgactaaattgagcacaaataGTCATTTATGACTAAATTAACTAAAATAACTATTGTCGATAACTATATTAGATATTAActcctttattttttattaaaatattacattttatattataaaaattatattttttcatctCAACTTGACCTGTCTCACGTATGATAATCAGTATCGTACAAATTGTTGCCTAAACtcaaaaaattgtgaatttatGTTTCAAGTGGAAGGACAATTTCGAAAATATCAGCCGGCAACTATCAATTGTCAATTGTCAAAGGCTCAAAGCTCAGAGATTGTAAAACATGTTACACGTGCTTTTAGGTATCCTGTTTTCTCCCATGTGCTTTTCATGCTTTAATTTGAAATCTTTTCAATCCCTATTAATTCTACGCCATCTCTTTCAACGTAACCACCATTTTATTCTCAATTCTCCTCAAACTCCACCCCCAACCCCCTCTTTAATCAATCTCCGGCGTCATTGTTCTATCTCCGGCGAGTATAGGTCTTCCGGCCTCCTGCACAACtataatgaaaagaaactgcgGTTTGGAGCTCCGGCTAGTGCCACCATCTCTCTCTTTTCCGGCTAAAGATTGCCACCACTTTCAACAACACCCCAAGTAAGactaataacatatatatatgtaatgcatCATTCTGTATATCCATAATATCTGTTCAACAAATTATGCTAACTCTGATTAGGATAAGATTGAAACCTGAGACCTTCCGTATGGAAAGTAACAGTAATTTCATCAAAACACAAGATTCTTGGCATGCTGCATAAAAATAAACCTGGGTATTCGATGGGATTGTAGGTGGGAAATGAATAAAATGAAGAATGGAAGTACCACAAAAGAGGAACAACAGCAGCTAACAATATTCTACAATGGAAAAGTTGTGTCGTGTGATGTCACAGAGCTacaggtacatatatatatattcgtttgATTTTATGCAATTGAgaattttccagaaatcattttctgagtTTCTAACCGGATCAACTGCAGGCTAAAGCAATCATACTGGTAGCGAGTCAGCAGAAATTGAACACGGCGGCGATGATGTCGTCATTTTCCGTTCCATCTCCGCCGTCGCCGGTGCTTCAATCCCAGCAAGTATGCAGCGCTTATGGTCTCTCCATGAAGAGATCTTTGAAGCTATTTCTTCAGAAGAGAAAGAATAGGGTCCATGCAGCATCCCCCTATCAATCCTATCgtcactaataataattgtcgcAATTATTATTACTCATTTTCATGAATCAAAATCGTCTCCTATGGGTATTATTGTCTCAAGATATAGAACAAACTCCTGTAACCCACCGTCATATATGCGAGACAAAGTACACCTTCATGAAATATAGAGTATATACAACTatagatattattatgtttaggAATATTAAAGTGactgtatatatgtatgtatgtataatttctAGACATTTAAATTATTCGAGTTAATTACTTTGTTCTATTTTGATCATTAgctagaaaataataaaaattagagGAAACAACATTGTTTGTCCTTAACTATAAGAAGACAACACTATAATATTTTATCctctcaattatatatatcttacttttcATTTCTTAATTGTTCTCAAAACgaaaaatagaaattgtataaatttatttttagaaggGACAGATGGCCGGGAGATTTAAGGCCCCCTTAATATTTAGTTAATGATGGATGTATCTTTTCTATTCAACCACAACTCCCAAGTTAAGTGCGGGCTATTGATATATACTACAGTAACAAAATTAACTCTAACCCCTAAAATGAATTTGATGTGTTTTTATTTCCTGGTtagtaaaattactaaaatcttAAGCCATTTCATCAAAATAGGTTAatgttaaaaattaattacaagcAGGTAAACCTAACCGCGCGAGTTGGTAACACTTTTGGCTTAGTAATTATAAGGTTTCATGttctaggctggtttacttgTGAATTTTTGCCGACTAGGATCACAAGATGGGATTACCCCCGCCCCGTGCACACCAACAAATAGTTATTGCAAGATTTCCTTGccacaaaaaagtaaaaaactaATTACAATTCTacttacatttaaaattttggtatTGCATTACTATAAGCAACCTataaaactttaatttcaactgaaaaaataaaacattttaatcTCTTAATTATTAGCTGCTAGTAAATTTTGTTCAAGTAATATTAAATTGGTCCCTTTGTATACGAGGATTCTAGTTAGGGAGTAATGTAGTGACCATAAAAGGACTTATATAATTTGCGAAGTTGAATAATTAATGATCAAATTTAGGTTT
It includes:
- the LOC116031573 gene encoding protein TIFY 5A-like, with the translated sequence MKRNCGLELRLVPPSLSFPAKDCHHFQQHPKWEMNKMKNGSTTKEEQQQLTIFYNGKVVSCDVTELQAKAIILVASQQKLNTAAMMSSFSVPSPPSPVLQSQQVCSAYGLSMKRSLKLFLQKRKNRVHAASPYQSYRH